DNA from Cystobacter fuscus DSM 2262:
CGAGGTGCGGCTGATGGTGGCGCTGGCGGACGAGGTGCTGGCGCTGGATGGGCGGCTGCTCTTCGAGCCCCTGCCCCGCCCCACCCCGCCCTCGCTGACGGCGGACGACTTGTATCTGTACTCGAAGCTGCGCGGCAGCCGGAGCGTGCGCGAGGTGCTGCGCAACACGGCCATGGGCGAGCTGGCGGCGTACCGGGCGCTGCGGCGGCTCATGGCCGCGGGCGTCGTGCGGCTGCGGCCCGAGCAGGACGACACCGCGGCCCGCGGACGCACGAAGACGGATCCATATGGGGTTCCGATCGTCGTGGTGGGCTGAGCGTCTCAGTCAAGGAAGCGACGCCACCAGCGCCGAGCCTCCTCCTCGGTGAGGACAAGCTTCGTGTACCGGGGGTCTCTCTCGGAATCCCAGCACTGCTCGAGGAACAGCGGCTCGAGCCAGGGCTCCAGGACCCGGGCGAGTTCGCGGTAGGCGGGAAGGCTCGTCCCGGTGGCCAGGTCCCCCGCCTCCGGCCTCTCTCCGAGGGAGACCAAGACGCGCTGCTCGTCTAGCTCCACCACCGTCGTCCCGGCGGAGTCCAGCCGGGATCTCAAGGCGGTTGCGCCTCCGAGTTGAGTGAGCGTGGGAGGTCCGAGGAAGTTGAGCCAGTGAACTCCATCCACGTGATGGCCCATCCACCGCTCGTGGCGCCATGCCGCTCGCAGATCGATGGCCGGGTAGCGCAGAACCTGGGCGCGAAAGGCATTGTCCGCGGGCCGAAGGCACCAATCGAGCTCAAGGGCCAATCCTACGTGGCCGGAAGCGAATAACAGCTTGGAAGCCATATCGAGGGCCAACTGGCGCACGAGACCAGGGCCATGCTCTTCGGGGAACTCTATGGGAAGTGTGGCCGTGAGCACGCTCGCCATCGTTCGCTCTGGAGCGGGCTGCCAGGGGATGCGCGCCCGGTACTCGAGCTGGTAGCCATTCTGGCTGTCCTCTCCCCCGGTGAAGCGAAGCCTTCGCTCATAGCTCCGCTTCTGGATTTCTCTCCGCTCCCAGGGTTCGTAATCAGCAGGGAATGAGCGGCGCTTCGTCGTCTCCAGGAGACGGCGAACCCAACTCCACTGCTCCTCCTCCAGGCGCATGCCCTCGTCATGCGAGAAGTAGACGTAATTGATGCTTTGGGGACCCTGACCCACCGCGTGAATGTAGCTGTCGATGGCGTGGCGCACCCCGAGAGAGAGTTCAGGATGGTCGTGTGGCATGTAAAAGACGATGCGCACGACCTCACGTGCTAGCAGTTGCCGCCGCTGGCGCGGAGGCTCTTCCTGATGGAGCATCCATGGGCCCGGGGGAATGCCACGAAGGCGAAGTCGGGGGTACTGGCCTGTCATCAATCAATGCCCCATTGCCAGAGTCCGCCGGGCGTAATGAGCGCCACGGGACATCTTTTTGTCAGGCGCTGGCCTCTAAGGAAGCGTGAGCCAGGTTGAAGAGAGAACAGCAGGCACCTCCTCATGCGATGTTCAGGCTACTTCGGGGTTATACCGCTGAGCGTCTTCGGGCGCGAGACAGGTGCTCTTCGCCACTTTCCGCGAAGCGCCGCGCCAGTTCGACTTGGCCCCCCGCGCCATGCTCCAACACGTACGCCAGTTCCGCGGGCAGCAGCCAACGGGGACAGCAATACCCGCTTCGGTGAAATCCAATACCGTCTGCGGAGCGCCTTGGGTGAGGCGCGAGTGAACACAGCGCACCTCCTCAGTCAGTGAACCACCGGTTGGAAACACCCGAGCCGGGCTCAGAACCCCGGAGGCCGCTCGCCCGCGACGCCCGAGGCCCGCTCCAGCGCGATCCCCACCCGGCCCAGCGTCCCCTCGTCGAAGAGCCGCCCAATCAACGTGACCCCATGCGGCACGCGGCGCTTGGGCGAGAACGTGGGCAGTGGCCGCGAGGGATTGGGCGCCCAGTCGCTCCGCGCCCGCTCCACCTCGACGAAGCCCGTGCGCAACGTCAGCGAGGGGTGGCCCGTGAAGTTCGACACGGTGAGCATCTCCTCGCGCAACGACGGCACGAGCAGCAGATCCACCTCCCCCATGATGCGCGCCATCTCCCGCGCCACCTTGTGCCGCAACCGGTCCGCCTGCACGAAGTCCACCGCCGACAGGAAGCGCGACTGCCGGAAGAGGTTCGGCCACGCGTCGGGCACCTGCATGGCCAGCGCGTCCACGCCGTGCTCCAACGTGAGCTCCTCGAACGCCGCCGCCGCCTCGGCGAAGAGGATGACGTTGAGCGAGGAATACGGCCAGTCGGGCAGCTTCACCTCGACGGGCGTCAACCCCAGCCCCTTGAGCGTCTCGAGCGCCGCCCGATCCACGTCCGTCGCCGGGCTCTGCTCCATCCACGCGGGGAAGTACCCCACGCGCAACCCCTTCACCCCCGCGGTGGCGTCGAAGTCGAGCCGCGAGGACACGCTCGCCCCATCCCCCGCGTCGGGGCCGGAGAGCACCGAGAGCACCAGCAGCGTGTCCTCCACCCCCCGCGCCATCGGCCCCAGCTTGTCGAGCGTCCAGCTCAACGTCATCGCCCCGGTGCGCGGCACGCGGCCATACGTGGGCCGCAGCCCCGCCACCCCACAGCGCATCGACGGCGAGACGATGCTGCCTCCCGTCTCGCTCCCCAGCGAGAAGCCCACGCACGCCGCCGCCGTCGCCGACCCCGGTCCCGCGCTGCTGCCCGACGCGCCCTCCTCCAACACCCAGGGGTTCTTCGTCTCGCCCCCGAACCAGATGTCATTGAGCGCCAGCGCCCCCAGGCTCAGCTTCGCCACGAGCACCGCCCCCGCCCGGTGCAGCCTGTCCACCACCGTCGCGTCGGTGGTGGGAATCCGGTTGCGGAAGGGCTCGGCGCCGTAGGTCGTCGCGATGCCCGCCGTGTCGACGAGATCCTTCGCCCCCCAGGGGATGCCGTGCAGCGGCCCGCGATACCGGCCCGCGGCGATCTCCTTGTCCGCTCGCCGTGCCTGCTCGAGCGCCAGCTCCGGCGTGAGCGTGATGACGCACTCGAGCTTCGGATCGAAGCGCCGCAGGCGCTCCAGGTAGATGTTCGTGAGCCGCTCGGACGACAGGGCGCGCGACTCCACCCACCGCGAGAGCTGGGACACGGGCGCGAAGGCGATGTCCTCGTCCTTCTGGGGCAGCGGCGCCCCCGTGGCCTTGCTCCGGACGAAGCGGTTGCGCGAGGGTGCGCTCTTCACCCCCGGGAGCGCCGGATCCCACCGCGTCGCGGGAGCCAGCGACGGCTCCAACGCCACCCGGCGCGGCCCCGTGCGCCGCTCGAGCAACGGAGCCATCATCTCGCGCCAGTTGCCCGCCGCCTGCGCGCGCTCGGCCGGCGTCAGGGTGACGCGCATCAACTTGCTGGCCTCCTCGAAGGTGGCCGCGTTCACCTCCGGTCCCACGGACGAGGCGGTGCCGAACGCGGGCGGAGAGCCCGCCGGGGCCGGGGCGCCCGTTCCCGCGTCGGCAGGCGCCGCCTCCGCCCGGCCCGCCACCACCGCGCCCGCCACTCCCAGCACACTCTGGGTCAAGAACCACCTGCGTGATGAATCCGACATGGGAAACCTCTCCTGGGCGGGTGACGCCGCCCCCGGCCCTGGAATAAAGCGCATTCCTCCCCTCCTCAGGAGTCCGAAGCATGTCTCTCACCGCCGTCTCGCGCCTGTCCCCCCTCCTCGTGCTCGCCCTGGGCCTGAGCCTCTCCGCTTGTGGTGGCGTGCCCGAGAGTGCCTGCCTCGTCGGCTCGGAGCAGTACCGCACGGAGCTGTTCTTCGGCATGAATCGGCAGAACGACGCGCCCGTCACCGACGCCGAGTTCAACGCCTTCGTCGACACCCTGGTCACCCCCCGCTTCCGGGACGGGTTGACCGTGTACGACGCCGATGGCCAGTACCTCATGGACAACGGCAATCTCGTCCAGGAGAACAGCAAGGTCATCCTGTTGCTCCACGATGGCAGCGCCGCGCGCTCTGCGGACATCAACGCCATCCGCGAGGAGTACAAGCAGCGCTTCCACCAGGAGTCCGTGCTGCGCATCGACTCGCCCTCGTGCGTCGCCTTCGACTGAGCGGCGAACTCCCGCGCTGACCTCCCCAGCAAGGGAGGCACACGGGTTCGAATCCCGTCGGGGGCTGGGTCTCTACTGCTGGTAGACCCTTCGGCTCCCGGCTCCGGGCCATTCCCGGCTGTTCTAAAACGATCCGCTCGCGTGCTGGCGGCACGCGGCGGTTCGTCCTTCGTGAAGGAAGATGATCATGGACCGTATCGACGCCATGCGCGTGTTCGTCTCCGCGCTCGATGAGGGAAGCCTGGCCGCCGCGGGCCGCGTCCTCGGACGTTCGCCCGCCACCGTCACGCGCGCCATCACCTTCCTGGAGAGCCACGTGGGCGTTCAGCTCCTGCACCGCACCACGCGCTCGATCCGCCTCAGCGAAGCCGGTGAGCGCTACGCGGCCGCGTGCCGCCGCATCCTGACCGACCTCGAGGAAGCCGACATGCTGGCGGCTGGCGAGCGCGGCGCGCCCCGAGGTCTTCTCACCATCACCGCCCCACTCGTCAGCGGCTCCCGCATCCTCCGTCCCATCCTCGACGCCTTTCTCGAACTGCAACCCGCGGTGAGGGCCCGCCTGCTGCTGCTCGATCGCACCGTCAGCCTCATGGACGAAGGCATCGACGTGGGCTTGCGCATCGCGCACCTGCCCGACTCCAGCCTCGTCGCCACGCGCGTGGGTGAAGTGCGCAAGGTGCTCTGTGCGTCGCCCTCCTATCTCGACTCGGCCGCGCCCATCGAGAGCCCGGCGGATCTCGCGAGCCATCGCTGCATCCAGATGAGCGCGTTCGGACAGGAGTCCTGGAACTTCCCCCCCGTGCGCGGCGCGAGCGTGGCCCGGCACGTGGCGATCGAACCGAGACTCGTGGTCAACACGGTGGAGGCGGCGGTGGAATCCGCGTTGGAGGGGCGCGGAATCACGCGCGTCCTCTCGTATCAGATCGCCGATGAGGTGGCCGCGGGCAGGCTCCGGATCATCCTGGCCGAGGACGAGCCCACGCCGCTCCCGGTGCATCTCATCACCCCGGAGGGGCGGCTGTCCGTGCCGAAGGTTCGCGCCTTCTTCGACTTCGCCGCCCCCCAACTCAAGGCGGAGTTCGCCCGCCGGCAGCGCGCCTGCGCGGACTGAGGACGCTCAGGACTCCTCGCTCGCGGACGCCGTCTTTCCCGTCCGCTTCCAATATTCGAGGACGGGCAGGCCACCGATCCCCCAGTCCTCGTATTCGACCTCGTCGATGACGACGAAGGTCGCCGAGGGCGCCTTGTCGATCACCTCCCGCAGGACCTGGGTCATTCCCTCGATGATCCGGGCCTTCTGTTCCGGGGTCGCGCTGCCCTTGGTGAACTTGACGTTGATGTATGGCATGGGACTTCTCCTGTTCGTACCGCGTTACCAGTGACCGGCGTGCTGGCCGCCGTCGACGTGCAGGGTCTCGCCGGTGACGAAGCCCGCGTCCTCGAGATAGAGAACAGCCTGGACGATCTCGTCGATCCGCCCCATGCGGCCCAGCGGATGGAGCCCGGCGAGCGTCGCGTGGGTCTCGGGGGCGTGCATCGGTGTCTGGATGATGCCAGGGGAGACCGCGTTCACGCGAATGCCCCGGGACGCGTATTCGATCGCGAGGCCGCGGGTGGCGGCATCGATGCCCCCCTTGGTCAGTGAGGCGAGCACCGAGGGAACGCCGGAGATGGGTTGGTCCACCAGCGACGTCGTCACACTCACCACATGGCCGCCCTGGCCCTGTTCCAGCAACCGCGCGATCACGGCTTGGGTGACGTAGAAGAAGCCCGCGACATTGACGCCGATCTTCTTCGTGAAGTCCTCGGCCGTGTAGTCGGTGAAGGGTTTGGCGATGAAGATGCCGGCATTGTTGACCAGACTGTCGACGTGTCCGAACTTCTCGACGGTGGCGGCGACGAGCTTCCGGGCGGTCCGCGCGTCCCCGACGTCGCCGTCGAGCGTCAGGACCTGGGGATCGTCGCCGAAGGTGCCGGGCTTGATCGAGCGCGAGTTGGCGACGACGCTCCAACCCTTCGCACGATAACCCCTGACGAGTTCGGCGCCGATGCCCTGCGAGGCTCCAGTGATGATGACGACCTTGTTGGCGTTGCTCATGGTGTGGCTCCTTGTCTTTCGAACATGGTTCAGGCCTGCAGGTGGCGCGCCAGGAAGTCACGCATCAGCGGCACGATCTCGTCGGCCTTGTCCTCGAGGGCGAAGTGGCCGCTGTCCAGCAGGTGCAGCTCGGCATTGGGCAGATCACGCAGGAAGGCCTTCGCGCCCTCGGCCGGGAAGATGTTGTCGTTGGCGCCCCAGACGATCAACGT
Protein-coding regions in this window:
- a CDS encoding type VI immunity family protein translates to MRIVFYMPHDHPELSLGVRHAIDSYIHAVGQGPQSINYVYFSHDEGMRLEEEQWSWVRRLLETTKRRSFPADYEPWERREIQKRSYERRLRFTGGEDSQNGYQLEYRARIPWQPAPERTMASVLTATLPIEFPEEHGPGLVRQLALDMASKLLFASGHVGLALELDWCLRPADNAFRAQVLRYPAIDLRAAWRHERWMGHHVDGVHWLNFLGPPTLTQLGGATALRSRLDSAGTTVVELDEQRVLVSLGERPEAGDLATGTSLPAYRELARVLEPWLEPLFLEQCWDSERDPRYTKLVLTEEEARRWWRRFLD
- a CDS encoding amidase, which encodes MSDSSRRWFLTQSVLGVAGAVVAGRAEAAPADAGTGAPAPAGSPPAFGTASSVGPEVNAATFEEASKLMRVTLTPAERAQAAGNWREMMAPLLERRTGPRRVALEPSLAPATRWDPALPGVKSAPSRNRFVRSKATGAPLPQKDEDIAFAPVSQLSRWVESRALSSERLTNIYLERLRRFDPKLECVITLTPELALEQARRADKEIAAGRYRGPLHGIPWGAKDLVDTAGIATTYGAEPFRNRIPTTDATVVDRLHRAGAVLVAKLSLGALALNDIWFGGETKNPWVLEEGASGSSAGPGSATAAACVGFSLGSETGGSIVSPSMRCGVAGLRPTYGRVPRTGAMTLSWTLDKLGPMARGVEDTLLVLSVLSGPDAGDGASVSSRLDFDATAGVKGLRVGYFPAWMEQSPATDVDRAALETLKGLGLTPVEVKLPDWPYSSLNVILFAEAAAAFEELTLEHGVDALAMQVPDAWPNLFRQSRFLSAVDFVQADRLRHKVAREMARIMGEVDLLLVPSLREEMLTVSNFTGHPSLTLRTGFVEVERARSDWAPNPSRPLPTFSPKRRVPHGVTLIGRLFDEGTLGRVGIALERASGVAGERPPGF
- a CDS encoding DUF3574 domain-containing protein is translated as MSLTAVSRLSPLLVLALGLSLSACGGVPESACLVGSEQYRTELFFGMNRQNDAPVTDAEFNAFVDTLVTPRFRDGLTVYDADGQYLMDNGNLVQENSKVILLLHDGSAARSADINAIREEYKQRFHQESVLRIDSPSCVAFD
- a CDS encoding LysR family transcriptional regulator, whose product is MDRIDAMRVFVSALDEGSLAAAGRVLGRSPATVTRAITFLESHVGVQLLHRTTRSIRLSEAGERYAAACRRILTDLEEADMLAAGERGAPRGLLTITAPLVSGSRILRPILDAFLELQPAVRARLLLLDRTVSLMDEGIDVGLRIAHLPDSSLVATRVGEVRKVLCASPSYLDSAAPIESPADLASHRCIQMSAFGQESWNFPPVRGASVARHVAIEPRLVVNTVEAAVESALEGRGITRVLSYQIADEVAAGRLRIILAEDEPTPLPVHLITPEGRLSVPKVRAFFDFAAPQLKAEFARRQRACAD
- a CDS encoding tautomerase family protein; the encoded protein is MPYINVKFTKGSATPEQKARIIEGMTQVLREVIDKAPSATFVVIDEVEYEDWGIGGLPVLEYWKRTGKTASASEES
- a CDS encoding SDR family NAD(P)-dependent oxidoreductase — protein: MSNANKVVIITGASQGIGAELVRGYRAKGWSVVANSRSIKPGTFGDDPQVLTLDGDVGDARTARKLVAATVEKFGHVDSLVNNAGIFIAKPFTDYTAEDFTKKIGVNVAGFFYVTQAVIARLLEQGQGGHVVSVTTSLVDQPISGVPSVLASLTKGGIDAATRGLAIEYASRGIRVNAVSPGIIQTPMHAPETHATLAGLHPLGRMGRIDEIVQAVLYLEDAGFVTGETLHVDGGQHAGHW